One Thauera sp. K11 DNA window includes the following coding sequences:
- a CDS encoding NADH-quinone oxidoreductase subunit B family protein, translating into MSTATAAQPRKLKVATVSLAGCFGCHMSFLDIDERLLPLLELVEFDRSPITDIKHCGPCDIGLIEGGVCNAENVHVLREFRANCKVLVALGACAVNGGLPAQRNHLQLADILQEVYRTGHGLAEGSRIPDDPELPLPLNQVHPVHEVVKIDYFLPGCPPSGDAIWAFLGDLVAGREPAPGHGLLHYD; encoded by the coding sequence ATGAGCACCGCGACTGCGGCGCAGCCGCGCAAGCTGAAGGTCGCGACGGTGTCGCTGGCCGGCTGCTTCGGCTGCCACATGTCCTTCCTCGACATCGACGAGCGCCTGCTGCCGCTGCTCGAACTGGTCGAGTTCGACCGCTCGCCGATCACCGACATCAAGCACTGCGGGCCGTGCGACATCGGCCTCATCGAAGGCGGCGTATGCAACGCCGAGAACGTGCACGTGCTGCGCGAATTCCGCGCCAACTGCAAGGTGCTGGTCGCGCTCGGCGCCTGCGCCGTCAATGGCGGCCTGCCGGCGCAGCGCAACCACCTGCAACTGGCCGACATCCTGCAGGAGGTGTATCGCACCGGCCACGGGCTCGCCGAAGGCAGCCGCATCCCGGACGACCCCGAGCTGCCGCTGCCGCTGAACCAGGTGCACCCGGTGCACGAGGTGGTGAAGATCGACTACTTCCTGCCCGGCTGCCCGCCGTCCGGCGATGCGATCTGGGCCTTCCTCGGCGACCTCGTCGCCGGCAGGGAGCCCGCTCCGGGCCACGGCCTGCTGCACTACGACTGA
- a CDS encoding NAD(P)H-dependent oxidoreductase subunit E, protein MAAATIETVLDRHARDGTRLVQILREVQDALGWLAPDTLTAIAQGVGRPRAQVEGTAGFYSFFHTRPLGEYRLLFSDNITDRMLGSHDLMRSLCHKLWLEPGRVSEDGRVSVDTTSCTGMCDQGPALLANYRAVTRLTPERIDDMVHLIRRRVSVGDWPSDWFHVDDNIRRRDVLLDHGLAPGAALAAALDRGPAGLLGEIERSALRGRGGAGFGSDIKWRSCRDAWGDAHYVICNADEGEPGTFKDRVLLSAFFDMVVDGMCIAGFAIGASKGFIYLRGEYRYLLDRLETRLAQRREAGLLGRNILGRGFTFDIEIHLGAGAYICGEESALIESLEGKPGKPRIRPPFPVTNGYLGQPTTVNNVETLALAALIAVKGGEWFRAIGTPASTGTKLLSVSGDVERPGIYEFPFGVTVAEVLQAAGGVDTQAVTTAGAAGFCLSAGEFGRRIAFEDVPTGGSIMVFGRSRDMFEVARNFTRFFAHESCGFCTPCRVGTAVNARLMDKLAHGRGSPYDLDEMEKMHRLMQGASHCGLGNTATIALRDMLARFRPAFERRLHSPDYEPAFDLDAALSQARQMTGRDDAGAHLTDNLSAQRAEAHGQEPGEAQP, encoded by the coding sequence GTGGCAGCAGCGACGATCGAAACCGTTCTCGACCGGCACGCCCGGGATGGTACCCGGCTGGTGCAGATCCTGCGCGAGGTCCAGGACGCTCTGGGATGGCTGGCGCCCGACACGCTCACCGCCATCGCGCAGGGAGTAGGCCGGCCGCGCGCGCAGGTGGAAGGCACGGCGGGCTTCTACAGTTTCTTCCACACCCGTCCGCTCGGCGAGTACCGCCTCCTGTTCTCGGACAACATCACCGACCGCATGCTCGGCAGCCACGACCTGATGCGGTCCCTGTGCCACAAGCTGTGGCTGGAACCCGGCCGCGTGTCGGAGGACGGCCGGGTCAGCGTGGACACCACGTCTTGCACCGGCATGTGCGACCAGGGGCCGGCGCTGCTGGCCAACTACCGCGCCGTCACGCGGCTGACGCCCGAACGCATCGACGACATGGTCCACCTGATCCGCCGCCGCGTGTCGGTGGGGGACTGGCCGTCGGACTGGTTCCACGTCGACGACAACATCCGCCGCCGCGACGTGCTGCTCGATCATGGCCTGGCGCCCGGCGCGGCGCTGGCCGCGGCGCTGGACCGCGGCCCGGCCGGCCTGCTCGGCGAGATCGAACGCTCGGCGCTGCGCGGGCGCGGCGGCGCGGGCTTCGGCAGCGACATCAAGTGGCGCTCCTGCCGCGACGCCTGGGGCGACGCGCACTACGTGATCTGCAACGCCGACGAGGGCGAGCCCGGCACCTTCAAGGACCGCGTGCTGCTGAGCGCCTTCTTCGACATGGTGGTCGACGGCATGTGCATCGCCGGCTTCGCCATCGGCGCGAGCAAGGGCTTCATCTACCTGCGCGGCGAATACCGCTACCTGCTCGACCGGCTCGAGACGCGGCTCGCCCAGCGGCGCGAGGCCGGGCTGCTCGGACGCAACATCCTCGGCCGCGGCTTCACCTTCGACATCGAGATCCACCTCGGTGCCGGCGCCTACATCTGCGGCGAGGAATCCGCGCTCATCGAATCGCTCGAAGGCAAGCCGGGCAAGCCGCGCATCCGCCCGCCCTTCCCGGTGACGAACGGCTACCTCGGCCAGCCGACGACGGTGAACAACGTCGAGACGCTCGCGCTCGCCGCGCTGATCGCGGTGAAGGGGGGCGAATGGTTCCGCGCCATCGGCACGCCGGCCTCGACCGGCACCAAGCTGCTGTCGGTGTCGGGCGACGTGGAACGCCCGGGCATCTACGAATTCCCCTTCGGCGTGACCGTCGCCGAGGTGCTGCAGGCCGCCGGCGGCGTGGACACCCAGGCGGTGACCACTGCCGGCGCGGCCGGCTTCTGCCTGTCGGCCGGCGAGTTCGGCCGCCGCATCGCCTTCGAGGACGTGCCCACCGGCGGTTCGATCATGGTGTTCGGCCGCAGCCGCGACATGTTCGAGGTGGCGCGCAACTTCACCCGCTTCTTCGCGCACGAGAGCTGCGGCTTCTGCACCCCGTGCCGCGTCGGCACCGCGGTCAACGCGCGGCTGATGGACAAGCTCGCCCACGGCCGCGGCTCGCCCTACGACCTCGACGAGATGGAGAAGATGCACCGCCTGATGCAGGGCGCCAGCCATTGCGGCCTGGGCAACACCGCGACGATCGCGCTGCGCGACATGCTTGCCAGGTTCCGCCCCGCGTTCGAGCGCCGGCTGCATTCGCCCGACTACGAGCCGGCCTTCGACCTCGACGCCGCGCTGTCGCAGGCGCGGCAGATGACCGGCCGCGACGACGCCGGCGCCCATCTCACCGACAACCTGAGCGCGCAGCGCGCCGAGGCGCACGGCCAAGAACCCGGCGAGGCCCAGCCATGA
- a CDS encoding ABC transporter ATP-binding protein, giving the protein MAADDRDSTYLRIEGVSKRFDDTLAVDGVTLAVRRQEIFALLGSSGCGKSTLLRMIAGLERPSGGRIVLDGEDLAAIPAFRRPTNMMFQSYALFPHMSAAGNVAFSLRQERPRLSRVQIAARVAEMLELVQMQRYAARKPHELSGGQQQRVALARSLAREPKLLLLDEPLAALDKQIRQHTRLELVSLIRRVGVTCILVTHDQEEAMAMAGRIGIMSEGRLLQVGAPDEIYEHPRCRFAAEFIGETNLFHGRIEDGRLAGSDFPVPLAIDAGGAPPPGAEAWLSVRPERVVLGRHPPPADGGAPLNAAQADVAEIAYLGSHSIYHLRLHGGRGMIASVPGVGRGEAPARGEAVWVWWRAPDGVVLTQ; this is encoded by the coding sequence GTGGCCGCAGACGACCGGGATTCCACCTATCTTCGCATCGAGGGCGTCAGCAAGCGCTTCGACGACACGCTCGCGGTCGACGGCGTCACGCTGGCGGTCCGGCGGCAGGAGATCTTCGCGCTGCTCGGCAGCTCGGGCTGCGGCAAGAGCACCCTGCTGCGCATGATCGCCGGCCTCGAACGCCCGAGCGGCGGGCGCATCGTGCTCGACGGCGAGGACCTGGCCGCCATCCCCGCCTTCCGCCGGCCGACCAACATGATGTTCCAGTCCTACGCGCTGTTCCCGCACATGAGCGCCGCCGGCAACGTCGCCTTCAGCCTGCGCCAGGAACGGCCGCGGCTGTCGCGCGTGCAGATCGCCGCGCGCGTGGCCGAGATGCTGGAACTGGTGCAGATGCAGCGCTACGCCGCGCGCAAGCCGCACGAACTCTCCGGCGGCCAGCAGCAGCGCGTGGCGCTGGCGCGCAGCCTGGCGAGGGAGCCCAAGCTGCTGCTGCTCGACGAACCGCTTGCCGCGCTGGACAAGCAGATCCGCCAGCACACCCGGCTCGAACTGGTGAGCCTGATCCGCCGCGTCGGCGTCACCTGCATCCTCGTCACCCACGACCAGGAAGAGGCGATGGCCATGGCCGGGCGCATCGGCATCATGTCCGAAGGCAGGCTGCTCCAGGTCGGCGCGCCCGACGAGATCTACGAACATCCGCGCTGCCGCTTCGCCGCCGAATTCATCGGCGAGACCAATCTGTTCCATGGCCGGATCGAAGACGGCCGGCTGGCCGGCAGCGACTTCCCGGTGCCGCTGGCGATCGACGCTGGCGGCGCGCCGCCGCCGGGGGCCGAGGCGTGGCTGTCGGTGCGGCCGGAGCGGGTGGTGCTCGGCCGCCACCCGCCTCCGGCGGACGGCGGGGCGCCGCTCAACGCCGCGCAGGCGGACGTCGCCGAGATCGCCTACCTCGGCAGCCATTCGATCTATCACCTGCGGCTGCATGGCGGGCGCGGCATGATCGCCAGCGTGCCCGGCGTCGGCCGGGGCGAGGCGCCGGCGCGCGGCGAGGCGGTCTGGGTGTGGTGGCGGGCGCCCGACGGCGTGGTGCTGACGCAATGA
- a CDS encoding ABC transporter permease — MNGRRFLPGGRFWVGCLPWAWMLLFFLLPFVLIVNVSLSTPDLAVPPYVPPFSLEPVQGEPAFHPDFGSYRRLGDELAALAAPGADLQYLRAFGNSLLLAALTTLCCLLVGYPFAYHIARSREAARGTLLMLVMLPFWTSFLLRVYAWMGLLDSSEAGLINQLLLALGVVEAPLQLLYNRGAVLAGMVYSYLPFMVLPLYANLVKLDVRLLEAARDLGARPWTAFVSITLPLSWRGIVAGSMMVFIPAVGEFVIPDLLGGGGVLMIGRRIWDDFGPNQDWPMAAAVAVVMVLMLIVPVMLAHRHGQGGGGPEAGP; from the coding sequence ATGAACGGCCGCCGCTTCCTGCCGGGCGGCCGCTTCTGGGTCGGCTGCCTGCCGTGGGCCTGGATGCTGCTGTTCTTCCTGCTGCCCTTCGTGCTGATCGTCAATGTCAGCCTGTCGACGCCCGACCTCGCGGTGCCGCCCTACGTGCCCCCGTTCTCGCTGGAGCCGGTGCAGGGCGAGCCGGCCTTCCATCCCGACTTCGGCAGCTACCGCCGGCTCGGCGACGAGCTTGCCGCGCTCGCCGCGCCCGGCGCCGATCTGCAGTACCTGCGCGCGTTCGGCAACTCGCTGCTGCTCGCGGCGCTGACCACCCTGTGCTGCCTGCTCGTCGGCTACCCCTTCGCCTACCACATCGCCCGCTCGCGCGAGGCCGCGCGCGGCACGCTGCTGATGCTGGTCATGCTGCCGTTCTGGACGTCCTTCCTGCTGCGCGTGTATGCATGGATGGGGCTGCTCGACAGCAGCGAGGCGGGCCTTATCAACCAGTTGCTGCTCGCCCTCGGCGTGGTCGAGGCGCCGCTGCAACTGCTCTACAACAGGGGCGCGGTGCTGGCCGGCATGGTCTACAGCTACCTGCCCTTCATGGTGCTGCCGCTGTACGCCAACCTGGTGAAGCTGGACGTGCGCCTGCTGGAGGCGGCGCGCGACCTCGGCGCGCGGCCGTGGACCGCCTTCGTGTCGATCACGCTGCCGCTGTCGTGGCGGGGCATCGTCGCCGGCTCGATGATGGTCTTCATCCCGGCGGTGGGAGAGTTCGTGATCCCGGACCTGCTCGGCGGCGGCGGGGTGCTGATGATAGGGCGCCGCATCTGGGACGATTTCGGCCCCAACCAGGACTGGCCGATGGCGGCGGCCGTCGCGGTGGTGATGGTGCTGATGCTGATCGTGCCCGTCATGCTCGCCCACCGCCACGGCCAGGGTGGGGGTGGGCCGGAGGCGGGGCCGTGA
- a CDS encoding 2Fe-2S iron-sulfur cluster-binding protein encodes MTSSFLLDGEEVPFTPGQTVMQAASAAGKYIPHLCWHPDFSAHGSCKLCTVRIGGRFATACTVRAADGQEVENRSEELTGKRRTLLQLLFVEGNHFCPSCEKSGNCVLQATAYEMGMLSPHFDHFYPDRPVDASHPDVLLDFNRCILCELCVRASREADGKDVFALSGRGAGSHLIVNSESGRLADTDFAVTDRAAGVCPVGVILKKRVGFAVPIGQREYDAQPISQVAVAHAKEEGQ; translated from the coding sequence ATGACCAGCAGCTTTCTTCTCGATGGCGAAGAAGTGCCATTCACGCCCGGACAGACGGTGATGCAGGCCGCCAGCGCCGCCGGCAAGTACATCCCGCACCTGTGCTGGCATCCGGATTTCAGCGCGCACGGCTCGTGCAAGCTGTGCACCGTCAGGATCGGCGGGCGTTTCGCCACCGCCTGTACGGTGCGTGCCGCGGACGGGCAGGAAGTCGAGAACCGCAGCGAGGAACTCACCGGAAAGCGGCGCACGCTGCTGCAGCTGCTGTTCGTCGAGGGCAACCATTTCTGCCCGTCCTGCGAGAAGAGCGGCAACTGCGTGCTGCAGGCCACCGCCTACGAGATGGGCATGCTGAGCCCGCATTTCGACCACTTCTACCCCGACCGCCCGGTCGACGCCTCGCACCCCGACGTGCTGCTCGACTTCAACCGCTGCATCCTGTGCGAACTGTGCGTGCGCGCCAGCCGCGAGGCCGACGGCAAGGACGTGTTCGCGCTGTCGGGCCGCGGCGCCGGGTCGCACCTGATCGTCAACAGCGAGAGCGGGCGCCTGGCCGACACCGACTTCGCCGTCACCGACCGTGCCGCCGGGGTCTGTCCGGTGGGCGTGATCCTGAAGAAGCGGGTGGGCTTCGCGGTGCCGATCGGACAGCGCGAATACGACGCACAGCCGATCTCGCAGGTGGCGGTCGCGCACGCGAAGGAGGAAGGGCAATGA
- a CDS encoding CreA family protein, protein MKPSAWGTLALLLSASLPAAAVEVGCVTTAWKLIGANHRVCVEAFADPKVPGVTCHVSQARTGGVKGSFGLAQDPSQFSLACRQTGPITLPAKLPKDEVVFSEGTSLLFKETRIVRMWDEANRTLVYLAISRRIIEGAPANAISTVPVMPWGARPAAGS, encoded by the coding sequence ATGAAGCCATCCGCCTGGGGCACGCTTGCCCTCCTGCTATCCGCCTCCCTGCCCGCCGCCGCCGTCGAGGTCGGCTGCGTCACCACCGCGTGGAAGCTGATCGGCGCCAATCACCGCGTGTGCGTCGAAGCCTTCGCCGACCCCAAGGTGCCCGGCGTGACCTGCCATGTGAGCCAGGCGCGCACCGGCGGCGTGAAGGGCTCGTTCGGGCTGGCGCAGGACCCGTCGCAGTTCTCGCTGGCCTGCCGCCAGACCGGCCCGATCACGCTGCCGGCGAAGCTGCCGAAGGACGAGGTGGTGTTCTCGGAGGGCACCTCGCTGCTGTTCAAGGAAACGCGCATCGTGCGCATGTGGGACGAGGCCAACCGCACGCTGGTGTACCTGGCGATCAGCCGCAGGATCATCGAGGGCGCCCCCGCCAACGCGATCTCGACGGTGCCGGTGATGCCCTGGGGCGCGCGGCCGGCCGCGGGGTCCTGA
- a CDS encoding polyamine ABC transporter substrate-binding protein — MTLPRTALRLLLAVSLAAASLSAGAEEPRLNVYNWNDYIARDTIPSFQKATGIAVKYDLYDSNATLQGKLLTGQSGYDVVYPSVEYAGRQIQAGIFQPLDKARLPNLAHLDPVVLKAVEAADPGNRYLVPYMWYTTGVAINEDKVEKALGGKLPDDAWDLLFDPAVAARLEGCGIALMDEASDVVPAAMIYAGKDTAKMDPADIRAAIDRLMPVRKYIRTFITAPIDQMAKGSLCAAMMFSGDAMIAARRAAESGTGARIRYFIPRPGAMMSIDVMAIPRDASHVGNAHAWINAMLDPAVIARISNETFYISANRAALPLMSRTLTEDPMINVPDEVKRTLRAKPVLGKDVQREMTQALGRFKSAR; from the coding sequence ATGACCCTGCCCCGCACCGCGCTCCGCCTTCTCCTTGCCGTCTCGCTCGCCGCCGCGAGCCTTTCCGCCGGCGCCGAAGAGCCCCGGCTCAACGTCTACAACTGGAACGACTACATCGCCCGCGACACCATTCCATCCTTCCAGAAAGCCACCGGCATCGCCGTCAAGTACGACCTCTACGACAGCAATGCCACGCTGCAGGGCAAGCTGCTCACCGGCCAGAGCGGCTACGACGTCGTCTACCCCAGCGTCGAATACGCCGGCCGGCAGATCCAGGCCGGCATCTTCCAGCCGCTCGACAAGGCCAGGCTCCCCAATCTCGCCCACCTCGACCCCGTCGTCCTGAAGGCCGTCGAGGCCGCCGATCCCGGCAACCGCTACCTCGTCCCCTACATGTGGTACACCACCGGCGTCGCCATCAACGAAGACAAGGTGGAAAAGGCCCTCGGCGGCAAGCTCCCCGACGACGCCTGGGACCTGCTGTTCGATCCTGCCGTCGCCGCCCGCCTCGAAGGCTGCGGCATCGCCCTGATGGACGAGGCGAGCGACGTCGTCCCCGCCGCGATGATCTACGCCGGCAAGGACACCGCGAAGATGGACCCGGCCGACATCCGCGCCGCCATCGACCGCCTCATGCCCGTGCGCAAGTACATCCGCACCTTCATCACCGCCCCCATCGACCAGATGGCCAAGGGCAGCCTGTGCGCGGCGATGATGTTCTCCGGCGACGCCATGATCGCCGCCCGCCGCGCCGCCGAATCCGGCACCGGCGCGCGCATCCGCTACTTCATCCCCAGGCCGGGCGCGATGATGTCGATAGACGTCATGGCCATCCCGCGCGACGCCAGCCACGTCGGCAACGCCCATGCCTGGATCAACGCCATGCTCGACCCCGCGGTGATCGCGCGCATTTCCAACGAAACCTTCTACATCAGCGCCAACCGCGCCGCGCTGCCGCTGATGTCCAGGACGCTGACCGAGGACCCGATGATCAACGTCCCCGACGAGGTCAAGCGCACGCTGCGCGCCAAGCCGGTGCTCGGCAAGGACGTGCAGCGCGAGATGACGCAGGCGCTGGGGCGCTTCAAGAGCGCGCGCTAG
- a CDS encoding hydrogenase maturation protease: protein MKPGTLVFSWGNPSRGDDALGPLFAEAIEALRLPGVECLTDFQLQVEHALDLAGRRRVLFVDASMEAAAPFSVAPLLPRRDASFTTHAMTPAAILQVYADTQAGEPPPAWLLGIRGERWELGQAISPAARNNLAAAIEWTRTWLAGDAAGLRGAGEDCPSDRRERVPQPDGTKPRRVSGGSSAPPPA, encoded by the coding sequence ATGAAACCCGGCACGCTGGTCTTCTCCTGGGGCAACCCCAGCCGCGGCGACGACGCCCTCGGCCCGCTGTTCGCCGAAGCCATCGAGGCGCTGCGGCTTCCCGGCGTCGAATGCCTCACCGACTTCCAGCTCCAGGTCGAGCACGCGCTGGACCTCGCCGGCCGCCGCCGCGTGCTGTTCGTCGATGCCTCGATGGAAGCGGCCGCCCCCTTCAGCGTGGCCCCGCTGCTGCCGCGGCGCGACGCCAGCTTCACCACGCACGCGATGACACCCGCGGCGATTCTGCAGGTCTATGCCGACACGCAGGCCGGCGAACCGCCGCCGGCCTGGCTGCTGGGCATCCGGGGCGAACGATGGGAACTGGGCCAGGCCATCTCCCCCGCCGCAAGGAACAATCTCGCCGCCGCCATCGAATGGACCCGCACATGGCTGGCCGGAGACGCGGCGGGGCTTCGTGGAGCGGGCGAGGACTGTCCGAGCGACCGCAGGGAGCGAGTTCCGCAGCCCGACGGAACGAAGCCCCGCCGCGTCTCCGGCGGATCGTCCGCGCCGCCGCCCGCCTGA
- a CDS encoding MarR family winged helix-turn-helix transcriptional regulator — MKKNEAPYLTYKLDLIKTILMKLGNAHYKKALDLGVRELRVLRLVHDFPGITATDLGNRLVLDKTLLSKNISYLEGRGLISRCANAQDNRQQCLTLTEAGMRAWYEGERIGRGLEAELFADFSDQEWTRLHGMLDQLLASIENWKQRDRQK, encoded by the coding sequence ATGAAAAAGAACGAAGCGCCGTACCTGACCTACAAGCTCGACCTGATCAAGACGATCCTGATGAAGCTGGGCAATGCCCACTACAAGAAGGCCCTGGACCTGGGCGTGCGCGAACTGCGCGTGCTGCGGCTGGTGCATGACTTTCCCGGCATCACCGCGACCGACCTCGGCAACCGCCTGGTGCTGGACAAGACGCTGCTGTCCAAGAACATCTCCTACCTCGAAGGCCGGGGCCTGATCTCGCGCTGCGCCAACGCGCAGGACAACCGCCAGCAGTGCCTGACGCTCACCGAAGCGGGCATGCGCGCCTGGTACGAGGGCGAACGCATCGGCCGCGGCCTGGAAGCGGAGCTGTTCGCCGACTTCAGCGATCAGGAATGGACGCGGCTGCACGGGATGCTCGACCAGTTGCTGGCGTCGATCGAGAACTGGAAGCAACGCGACAGGCAGAAGTGA
- a CDS encoding ABC transporter permease subunit, with product MHADGDGRWGARAWLLLVYAFLYAPILCLVVFSFTAGEITTRLDGVSLRWYAALLDDRELAAAVLLSLRVGALAASAAVVVGTAAAVVLARFAPRFGGFLAGMTTAPMVMPEVVVGLSLVLLFTHPALQPVLGGRGVAAIWAAHTTLCAAYVTVLVRSRLREMDRALEEAALDLGCPPAKVFFVITVPVIAPALVAGWLLAFTLSMDDFVLAAMLSDPGSTTLPVLVFARLHHGLKPEINALATVIVAAVSVAVLVANRVMQRAQSHRRAAMHAALRT from the coding sequence ATGCACGCCGACGGCGACGGGCGCTGGGGCGCGCGGGCGTGGCTGCTGCTGGTCTATGCCTTCCTGTACGCCCCCATCCTGTGCCTGGTGGTGTTCTCCTTCACCGCCGGAGAGATCACCACCCGGCTCGACGGCGTGTCGCTGCGCTGGTACGCGGCGCTCCTGGACGACCGCGAGCTTGCCGCCGCGGTGCTGCTGTCGCTGCGGGTCGGCGCGCTGGCGGCGAGCGCCGCGGTGGTCGTCGGCACCGCCGCGGCGGTGGTGCTGGCGCGCTTTGCGCCCCGCTTCGGCGGCTTCCTCGCCGGCATGACCACCGCGCCGATGGTGATGCCCGAAGTGGTGGTCGGGCTTTCGCTGGTGCTGCTGTTCACCCATCCGGCGCTGCAGCCGGTGCTCGGCGGACGCGGCGTGGCGGCGATCTGGGCGGCGCACACCACGCTGTGCGCGGCCTACGTGACGGTGCTGGTGCGGTCGCGGCTGCGCGAGATGGACCGCGCGCTGGAAGAAGCCGCGCTCGATCTCGGCTGCCCGCCGGCGAAGGTCTTCTTCGTCATCACCGTGCCGGTGATCGCGCCGGCGCTGGTGGCCGGCTGGCTGCTGGCCTTCACGCTGTCGATGGACGACTTCGTGCTCGCCGCGATGCTGTCCGACCCCGGCAGCACGACCCTGCCGGTGCTGGTGTTCGCGCGCCTGCACCACGGCCTGAAGCCGGAGATCAATGCGCTGGCGACGGTGATCGTGGCGGCGGTGTCGGTCGCGGTGCTGGTGGCCAACCGCGTCATGCAGCGCGCGCAGTCGCACCGGCGCGCGGCCATGCATGCCGCGCTGCGCACCTGA
- a CDS encoding Ni/Fe hydrogenase subunit alpha → MSFELETAAAARDSLRRVAIDPVSRVEGHGKVTLLLDEDDKVHQVRLHIVEFRGFERFIQGRPYWEVPVMVQRLCGICPVSHHLAASKALDVIVGADRLTPTAEKMRRLMHYGQILQSHALHFFHLSSPDLLFGFDSEVARRNIVGVAAKYPDIAKKGILLRKYGQEVIRHTAGKRVHGTGSVPGGVNRALTGAERTELLEDAYRMIAWSRDAVRIIRELHEQNPALYDGFGACPSNFMGMVAPDGSLDLYHGGLRAKDAGGNILFDHVDYQTYDRLITEEVKPWSYMKFPYFTALGPERGWYKVGPLARVQNCDGIPTPFAEHERREFAAYAGGGPMHATLGFHWARMIEMLFAAETIKELLHDDDLEGTDLVVAGERRREGVGVIEAPRGTLFHHYQVGDDDLVTMANLIVSTTNNNQAMNTAVREVAKKYLDGREITEGLLNHIEVAIRAFDPCLSCATHALGSMPLEVVLLDAEGRELDRRYKH, encoded by the coding sequence ATGAGCTTCGAACTCGAAACCGCCGCAGCCGCCCGCGACAGCCTGCGCCGCGTCGCCATCGACCCCGTGTCCCGCGTCGAAGGCCACGGCAAGGTCACGCTGCTGCTCGACGAGGACGACAAGGTGCACCAGGTGCGCCTGCACATCGTCGAGTTCCGCGGCTTCGAACGCTTCATCCAGGGCCGGCCCTACTGGGAAGTGCCGGTCATGGTGCAGCGCCTGTGCGGCATCTGCCCGGTGTCGCACCACCTGGCGGCGAGCAAGGCGCTGGACGTCATCGTCGGCGCCGACCGCCTGACCCCCACCGCGGAAAAGATGCGCCGGCTGATGCACTACGGCCAGATCCTGCAGTCCCACGCGCTGCACTTCTTCCACCTGTCCTCGCCCGACCTGCTGTTCGGCTTCGACTCCGAGGTCGCGCGGCGCAACATCGTCGGCGTCGCCGCGAAATATCCCGACATCGCGAAGAAGGGCATCCTGCTGCGCAAGTACGGCCAGGAGGTGATCCGGCACACCGCCGGCAAGCGGGTGCATGGCACCGGCTCGGTGCCCGGCGGCGTCAACCGCGCGCTGACCGGCGCCGAGCGGACGGAACTGCTCGAGGACGCCTACCGGATGATTGCCTGGAGCCGCGACGCGGTGCGGATCATCCGCGAACTGCACGAGCAGAACCCGGCGCTGTACGACGGCTTCGGCGCCTGCCCCTCCAATTTCATGGGCATGGTCGCACCCGACGGCAGCCTGGACCTCTACCACGGCGGGCTGCGCGCCAAGGACGCCGGCGGCAACATCCTCTTCGACCACGTCGACTACCAGACCTACGACCGGCTCATCACCGAGGAGGTCAAACCCTGGAGCTACATGAAGTTCCCGTACTTCACCGCGCTCGGCCCCGAGCGCGGCTGGTACAAGGTGGGCCCGCTGGCCCGCGTGCAGAACTGCGACGGCATCCCCACCCCCTTCGCCGAGCACGAACGCCGCGAATTCGCCGCCTACGCCGGCGGCGGGCCGATGCATGCCACGCTCGGCTTCCACTGGGCGCGCATGATCGAGATGCTGTTCGCCGCCGAAACGATCAAGGAGCTGCTGCACGACGACGACCTCGAAGGCACCGACCTGGTGGTCGCCGGCGAACGCCGCCGCGAGGGCGTGGGCGTCATCGAGGCGCCGCGCGGCACGCTGTTCCACCACTACCAGGTGGGCGACGACGATCTGGTGACGATGGCCAACCTCATCGTCTCCACCACCAACAACAACCAGGCGATGAACACCGCGGTGCGCGAGGTGGCCAAGAAGTACCTCGACGGCAGGGAGATCACCGAGGGCCTGCTGAACCACATCGAAGTCGCGATCCGCGCCTTCGACCCCTGCCTGTCGTGCGCCACCCACGCGCTCGGCAGCATGCCGCTGGAAGTCGTGCTGCTCGACGCCGAAGGCCGCGAACTCGACCGCAGGTACAAGCACTGA